The genomic region TGGATTGTGTATTTCCTTTGCTAACAAAGTTAAATTCAATGCTGTTTCCTTGTTAAATTCATTACCATTCTCTTCATAGTTCATAGATCTGAAAACATGCATGCTCGGTTCAACTCATTCCATCTAATTAACTCGATCAACAGCTTGAATTATAATACTGTATGTGTTTTAGACAATAAACATAATCATAAATCTTGTTTCAAAATTAAAAAGTCGAATCCCAGTACAAATGGTTCCATCATTTTAATGCTGAAAAAAATGGGTATTGCAACTTATACCAAATGGGTGCAATATGCAAGCAATCAACTGAACAATGAAAAACATTCAAATGAAGAATTCTAATAGTACATTTCACTTTCTCTATATGCCAAAGAATTGCAATCTATTCCGGCACCAAGAAATTAGCTGCTGCTGGTAATGTTCTCAGTGTCAAAAAAACAAATGACCTCTGAGCTGGCAACTATCACTTTCTGGTTTGATCAGTTTTCATAGCAGAACCATCATCACTGTCATGTCCATTTAAGCCCAAACTTAAATCCAAAGTGCTTTCATTCAGATCTTGACATACTACCTGATTATTGTCCTGAAAACAAAACCAGAATCGGAAGTGAATATTACTTCTAATAGAAGTAAATCAACCCCCATTGATTTTAGGTCCCTTCTGTAACCAAAAAAAAAATTAAACCCCCATTGATGCAGTAGCATTCACTACAAATCTTCTGATCCTTATATGGGGAAAAGATACCTAAATGGAATGATCTATAAGACGGTCCAGATGGACTGATAAAGATTCACATTTATCAGTCCATCACAATAACAACTGTCCATATTCATAACTGAATACCATATTCCACCCACCCAATAAATAAAAAGAATCATATTTTTACATCTCTAAGTCCTACCTACAAGAACTCAAAAGGCAAACATATGAAAGGGCAAACAATTCACCTGATTTTCTTCCATAGGGACATCATTAATGTCAGGTTTTTCATCTAAACCCTCGCCCTTGGTGGTTGCCTCTGTTTCAGCTGGCTCAGTATCTACCAGGTTGACCTCTTCTTCAACCTGTTCTGCAGCCTCATTTAGCTGTTCCTCTAATAAAGCAATCTGTTTTATTAAACAAGAAACAGCTAAAGTTAATCATTCAATGGTTTTTCATGTGTTTTAATAGATTGTGGGTGTGGTATATTTGCCTTACAAAGGCTGAATCAAACAATAGTGATGATTGCTACTTTGAGTTTATTGTGCAGTAACTATGTCGCAGATAACTATATAACTGCTAGTTCATACCCCAAATGCGGATTTCAAATAATGAGACAATTGTACTCTTCCAAAGCACTATCATAAACTCGAATTTCAGTACTAACAGCTAAAGGGCACTTCCTTGTGCACTTATTTTCATACAATCTTCAAACAACCTTAATATGTCACAATCCATTTGATTCTTCCAATATTCAACAGTACCAAACACATACATGTGCATAATACAAGGTGAATAATACTGATGTTGTCAACAGAGCTGGGCCAAATAAACAAGATGATGCTTAATTCAGTCAATCAAAGACTAGTGCAGGTTTTATAGAAGACATGGCTGGACATGCCAAAGGCTTCACAAATCAATTTTCACAGTGTCTTAGTTATGCACATTCACAAAAAAGCAGGCAATATATCTCAAACTTTTGAATACTACAAAGCCAGTGTTGCACTTGACACACAAAGCAATGAACAACAGTCTATCTTCACTCCAAACAAAACTTCAGCAAAATTGTGTACGAATGGCTTACAAGTCTTTCCAAACTTCCTATCTACTAAACTCCAAAGAACTCAAAAGGAAACCAAAACATAAAACAAATTAGTAACTCCTAACTAAATTGTAGATCACTCTCGACTAATTGCGAATTATCATCACTGCAAGACCTCAACATCTCATCTTATTCAAAGCAGACAAAGTCGATCACAGTTCGCGAAAAGAACCACATTTCAATCCTACTACAATGACATAACAAAAATTACGCTATCAACACCTGAACATCAACCTACCAACTCAAATTCACCTCCTGGTGAAAAAAAATCAAACAAAAAACAATCATAAAGAACAAAAATTTACCAAACTCCTCAAATCACTAATTCACTATTAACCTCTCAAATTCAACCACACAAAAAAACCCAACTCACAACCAAAATCAAATCCAAAGGGAATGGAAATTACCGGCATGTACTTGAATCTGCGGCGAGGCGGCTCCTCCACATCGTCGGGCTTAGCGGCGGTGCCATTGGCGACAGCATTTTGGGTCTGGGAGATCGGGGCCCACTTGAAGAGAAGGAGGTGGGAGCCGTTATTTCCGTTAGGGGTGTTAATCTGGTGGGAGTGAGAGTGAGAGTGAGAGGTGTGAGAAGGAGGAGCTACGTGGACCCACTTCTTCTTCCACTTCCTGACCGGGCCATTGAACACCGTGGCCGGTCCGTACCGGGTCGAGGTTCGACCCGTTCGGGCCCCGACTCCCTCCATATGGATCTCTCCGATTCGAATCCGCGTTGGCGATTCGATGGGCGTCAGATCCCGCGGCAAAATTAAAAACTAAAAAAAGAATGAGAGATTTGATCTTTCTTTGTTTTCTTGCTTTGCAGAGAGAAGGGGATTTGCGTTTATGGTTTTGCGTGTTTTCGAAGGATTGGACGGTGCCGCTGCTCTATTTATTCGTGTGACGATCAATCGGGACGGTCCACGTGTCCTCTTCTTAGGGCGGCTTCAAGCAAATTTTACAAATTCACATTCTTCTTTTGGATTTTCCTGATCCTGGTAGGTGAATAGATATTCCTCGTGTTGAATTATAATTCACGTGTCTTAAACGAGTATACCGCCTAGATATTTGAAGGAAAAAGATCTACAGGTCTGGAGAGATTTTGAAGCTACGTATCGACATACATGATTTGATCATCGTGCATAGTTACGGTGAGGAAGCACACCCGCCAATGCTAGAGTGAGAGAGAGAGAGAACTTCTTTTGAGAATCGGATTTTAAAAACTAAATTAATTTTTCCATTGATGAATTTATAGAATTTGACTTCTCTATTTAGATTTATGTTGCTTGGATTTGTTTGGATGACT from Fragaria vesca subsp. vesca linkage group LG3, FraVesHawaii_1.0, whole genome shotgun sequence harbors:
- the LOC101310868 gene encoding uncharacterized protein LOC101310868, yielding MEGVGARTGRTSTRYGPATVFNGPVRKWKKKWVHVAPPSHTSHSHSHSHQINTPNGNNGSHLLLFKWAPISQTQNAVANGTAAKPDDVEEPPRRRFKYMPIALLEEQLNEAAEQVEEEVNLVDTEPAETEATTKGEGLDEKPDINDVPMEENQDNNQVVCQDLNESTLDLSLGLNGHDSDDGSAMKTDQTRK